In one Nitrososphaera sp. genomic region, the following are encoded:
- a CDS encoding Lrp/AsnC ligand binding domain-containing protein yields the protein MTKTKAFVLINADTGLEKLLHEELKSMRSVKEVYQLYGEYDMMAIVEEETEKDVAEVISWSLRRLKGIKSTNTMVVAK from the coding sequence TTGACCAAGACAAAAGCTTTCGTCCTCATAAACGCCGATACCGGACTTGAAAAGCTGTTGCACGAGGAACTCAAGTCCATGAGGAGCGTAAAGGAGGTTTACCAGTTATACGGCGAGTACGACATGATGGCCATTGTCGAAGAAGAAACGGAAAAAGACGTCGCCGAGGTTATCTCTTGGTCGCTTCGGAGGCTCAAGGGAATCAAGAGTACCAACACGATGGTCGTCGCAAAATAG
- a CDS encoding 4Fe-4S binding protein, with translation MPVAILPDVSEQHCIGCALCVEICTALGPDVLRVKPVEGWKRGKAFVFYPERCISDGACIGVCPTKAIFWMRPMDYTPGQPIPLKKHGLFVKGWEEG, from the coding sequence ATGCCAGTAGCTATACTTCCTGATGTTAGCGAACAACACTGTATCGGTTGTGCGCTCTGCGTAGAGATTTGCACCGCCCTTGGTCCGGACGTACTGAGAGTAAAGCCAGTCGAAGGATGGAAGAGAGGCAAAGCATTCGTTTTCTATCCAGAAAGATGCATCTCAGACGGAGCTTGCATTGGCGTTTGCCCAACAAAGGCAATATTCTGGATGAGGCCAATGGACTATACTCCAGGACAGCCAATCCCACTGAAGAAGCACGGTCTCTTCGTGAAGGGCTGGGAAGAAGGTTAA
- a CDS encoding sodium:proton antiporter: MPALSVASSLSSSEYIIPIFLGTVFATALLSARTKIPYTIMLVAVGIAISLLSLSSFSVIGKGFTVDPKLIIDFVIPPLIFEAMMKVNYQDFKRVRISTLLLATVGVVLATVVAGFLLLLVAGLPFIVAFAFAALISPTDAAIVIEIFKRVRVPRLLNTLMDSEATFNDATGIIAFSSVLAIASSAGSQLVSTQGIPESINVDILAQVWHFAIVFFGGAGIGLAIAAATQRLHHLMDDPFSETALTIAMVFGSVGIANSLGVSGLVAVAVAGLYFGNFTLKNEAAISERVRNAASHFWEMIAFFANSAAFLYLGVTMDMAKISQNLWIIALAFVSVLAARAASTYPILALTNRFTSEKFPLVWRNIMVLGGMRGALSVALAASLPDSDFKTTIETITFGVVLCSLVIQYLALSGYVRKVYSKGLLKEA, encoded by the coding sequence TTGCCCGCACTTTCTGTTGCATCTTCCTTGTCTTCATCCGAGTACATTATCCCGATTTTTCTCGGTACGGTTTTTGCAACTGCCCTTCTTTCCGCAAGGACAAAGATCCCGTACACCATAATGCTCGTCGCCGTGGGTATCGCAATCTCGCTTCTGAGCCTGTCAAGTTTTAGCGTAATAGGAAAAGGCTTTACCGTTGACCCGAAGCTTATCATAGACTTTGTCATTCCGCCTCTGATCTTTGAAGCCATGATGAAGGTAAATTACCAGGACTTCAAGAGGGTGAGGATTTCCACACTTCTGCTCGCGACTGTTGGCGTTGTTCTGGCAACTGTAGTTGCGGGGTTCCTTCTGCTTCTAGTAGCGGGCCTCCCCTTCATTGTGGCGTTTGCCTTCGCGGCCCTGATTTCGCCGACAGACGCTGCTATAGTAATCGAGATCTTCAAGCGGGTGCGGGTGCCACGACTTCTCAACACGCTGATGGATTCCGAGGCTACGTTTAACGACGCCACTGGGATCATAGCCTTTTCATCGGTCCTCGCAATTGCTTCCAGCGCCGGATCCCAGCTTGTCTCGACGCAGGGAATTCCAGAGTCCATCAACGTGGACATCTTGGCCCAGGTCTGGCATTTTGCCATAGTGTTCTTTGGAGGCGCGGGCATTGGGCTCGCGATAGCAGCGGCCACCCAAAGGCTGCACCACCTGATGGACGACCCCTTCTCGGAAACCGCCTTAACGATCGCGATGGTATTCGGGTCGGTCGGGATTGCAAACTCGCTTGGTGTCTCAGGCCTGGTTGCAGTGGCAGTCGCGGGGCTCTACTTTGGCAACTTTACCCTGAAAAACGAGGCGGCTATAAGCGAGCGCGTGAGAAATGCGGCATCCCACTTTTGGGAAATGATTGCATTCTTTGCAAACTCGGCTGCATTCCTCTACCTTGGAGTGACCATGGATATGGCCAAGATTAGCCAGAACCTGTGGATTATTGCCCTTGCCTTTGTGTCGGTCCTTGCCGCCAGGGCGGCATCCACTTACCCGATACTTGCGCTTACAAACAGGTTTACAAGCGAAAAGTTCCCCCTCGTCTGGAGAAACATCATGGTGCTGGGCGGCATGCGCGGCGCCCTGTCTGTGGCCCTGGCAGCCTCACTCCCGGACAGCGACTTCAAGACGACTATCGAAACAATTACCTTTGGCGTCGTCCTCTGCTCGCTGGTAATTCAGTATCTGGCGCTATCAGGCTACGTCAGGAAGGTCTATTCGAAGGGCCTCCTCAAAGAAGCCTGA
- a CDS encoding winged helix-turn-helix domain-containing protein yields MSADNSDPDSQEIGYDGALSNVFSSRAVSQILDFFLDHKEFDYSPGEIAKKTGLSFRTIFRELPNLESMQLIYISRKIGKTSMYRLNNDFQAVRHLEKFALEVSQIAGASSQSDSGEHDEGLAVVRDKSPSL; encoded by the coding sequence TTGAGCGCTGATAATTCCGACCCTGATTCGCAAGAAATAGGATACGACGGGGCTCTTTCAAACGTGTTTTCCTCGAGGGCAGTTTCCCAGATACTGGACTTTTTCCTCGATCACAAGGAGTTTGACTACTCGCCAGGCGAGATTGCGAAAAAGACTGGGCTATCATTTCGGACAATTTTCAGAGAACTCCCTAACCTGGAGTCAATGCAGCTTATCTACATCAGCAGAAAGATAGGCAAGACCAGCATGTATAGGCTAAACAACGACTTTCAGGCTGTGCGTCACTTGGAAAAATTTGCACTTGAAGTGTCGCAGATCGCCGGCGCTTCAAGTCAGTCCGACTCCGGCGAGCATGACGAAGGCCTTGCTGTTGTAAGGGACAAGTCGCCCAGTCTCTAG
- a CDS encoding substrate-binding domain-containing protein produces MVDRKLAMAGAAIFAIALVLAAVLLSGGMRQGSHPANQTVVQSASNASNGTKTAAVESKPVEKTPISAVSAPPAAAVVQRWVAQYNAEQNLGTVNAEYSAEADHSSGELYSNVSRFLQSSSADQAIIGYVHWQGTPENDSVILPVSPQAVSVVYNIPSFPDVPPGLKLDAQTLGRILTGNITYWDDNSIKSPNPGANLPHQKIVVVRYNGNTSSTGMLMSYISNGTSEKEVRWVEPSVGVADTQTLASTVQQTPYSIGYADFAYALQAKMTFASLKNSDGEYVLPTTESIRQSIMTGAVGSNSSGPANENSTALQAGSVPPGIDATRFGNGSYPVVGLYYAMFENSTGGNSTSANSTRAAAVDFGKWMVGTEGQRILRDVQYPSVLDSTVLRSYITKEGFLQAH; encoded by the coding sequence TTGGTAGACAGAAAGCTTGCTATGGCCGGTGCGGCGATATTTGCCATAGCGCTGGTGCTTGCCGCTGTTCTGCTTTCCGGCGGGATGCGCCAGGGTTCCCATCCCGCTAATCAAACCGTCGTGCAGAGTGCATCAAATGCAAGCAACGGCACCAAGACTGCCGCGGTGGAAAGCAAACCCGTAGAAAAAACCCCGATTAGCGCAGTATCTGCTCCGCCTGCAGCGGCAGTGGTCCAGCGCTGGGTGGCTCAGTATAATGCCGAGCAGAACCTTGGAACAGTAAACGCGGAGTATTCTGCGGAGGCAGACCACTCAAGTGGCGAGCTGTACTCCAACGTTTCAAGATTTTTGCAGTCAAGCTCGGCGGATCAGGCGATAATTGGATATGTGCACTGGCAGGGCACTCCCGAGAATGATTCCGTGATTCTGCCTGTAAGCCCGCAGGCAGTGTCAGTGGTTTACAATATCCCGAGTTTCCCCGACGTGCCACCGGGGCTTAAGCTTGACGCGCAAACGTTGGGGCGAATTCTCACCGGCAACATCACCTACTGGGACGACAACAGCATCAAATCACCAAATCCAGGCGCCAATCTTCCGCACCAAAAGATTGTAGTCGTGCGCTACAACGGGAATACTAGTTCCACCGGTATGCTGATGAGCTACATCAGCAATGGAACATCGGAGAAGGAGGTAAGGTGGGTCGAGCCCAGCGTTGGAGTGGCGGATACCCAGACCCTGGCCTCCACCGTACAGCAGACGCCATATTCCATCGGGTACGCGGATTTTGCGTACGCGTTGCAGGCCAAGATGACTTTTGCATCGCTAAAAAATTCGGATGGCGAGTACGTTTTGCCAACGACAGAGTCCATCAGGCAATCGATAATGACCGGTGCAGTTGGCTCAAATTCGTCGGGTCCCGCGAATGAAAATTCAACTGCCTTGCAGGCAGGAAGCGTTCCACCGGGTATTGACGCAACGCGATTTGGCAACGGGTCATACCCCGTAGTGGGGCTGTACTACGCAATGTTTGAAAACTCGACGGGCGGGAATAGCACGAGTGCAAACAGCACCAGAGCTGCGGCTGTCGATTTTGGGAAATGGATGGTAGGCACAGAGGGCCAGCGAATACTGCGTGACGTCCAGTACCCGTCTGTTCTGGATAGCACGGTACTAAGGTCGTACATCACAAAGGAAGGATTTCTGCAAGCCCACTAG
- a CDS encoding aldo/keto reductase yields MGVRGQSAQPEVERYDLAPDFAIVRIVNGMWQVAGGHGYIDAGRAVEEMVQYHLAGLTTWDLADIYGPAEDLIGEFCKKLESGLGPAQLQNVKALTKWVPEPRTITRELVRSSIKRSLERMRASTIDLLQFHWWDYGNPYYIDALKYLSELRDEGRIRCLGLTNFDTERMEIMNDAGIHITSNQVQYSIIDRRPEVRMVPYCLNQKDSHAKTSLLAYGVLCGGLLTDRYLGRPEPRGLELNTPSLQKYKRMIDSWGGWKLFQELLRELDAIAKAHNASIANVATRYILDRPAVAGAIIGARLGIAEHRSDNLRTFGTKLTGSDISRIEAVCQKSNELYETIGDCGDEYRSRW; encoded by the coding sequence TTGGGCGTCAGGGGGCAAAGTGCACAGCCTGAGGTGGAGCGGTACGATCTGGCTCCGGATTTTGCAATAGTTCGGATCGTGAACGGGATGTGGCAGGTCGCGGGAGGCCATGGCTACATTGACGCAGGCCGCGCTGTGGAAGAGATGGTCCAGTATCACCTTGCAGGTCTTACGACCTGGGATCTCGCGGACATTTACGGCCCTGCCGAGGACCTTATCGGTGAATTCTGCAAAAAGCTAGAATCGGGGCTCGGTCCGGCGCAGCTGCAGAATGTCAAGGCGCTTACAAAATGGGTTCCGGAGCCAAGGACCATAACAAGGGAGCTGGTCAGGTCGAGCATCAAGAGGTCCCTTGAGCGAATGCGCGCAAGTACCATCGATCTGCTGCAGTTCCACTGGTGGGATTATGGAAACCCGTACTATATTGACGCCCTGAAGTACCTTTCAGAGCTCCGCGATGAGGGCAGGATAAGGTGCCTTGGCCTTACTAACTTTGACACCGAGCGAATGGAAATAATGAACGACGCAGGAATCCATATCACATCAAATCAGGTCCAGTATTCAATCATCGATAGAAGGCCCGAGGTAAGGATGGTGCCATACTGCCTGAATCAAAAAGACAGCCACGCAAAAACGAGCCTCCTGGCATACGGCGTGCTGTGTGGGGGTCTGTTGACTGACAGGTACCTTGGAAGGCCCGAGCCGCGCGGACTTGAGCTTAACACGCCTAGCCTGCAAAAGTACAAGCGCATGATAGACAGCTGGGGCGGCTGGAAGCTTTTTCAAGAGCTTCTGCGCGAGCTGGACGCTATCGCAAAGGCGCACAATGCCAGCATTGCGAACGTCGCGACAAGGTACATTCTTGACAGACCTGCCGTAGCAGGAGCGATAATAGGGGCTCGCCTCGGAATCGCCGAGCACAGGAGCGACAACCTGCGCACCTTTGGCACAAAGTTGACCGGCTCAGACATCAGCAGGATAGAGGCCGTGTGCCAAAAGTCAAACGAGCTGTATGAAACTATAGGCGACTGCGGCGACGAATATCGCAGCCGATGGTAG
- a CDS encoding transglutaminase domain-containing protein — MPVDKATCESASAELIERTFPHNKKVSEQYADPQTLDYVRALIPHEVLQLQGPHLVRGLLDWFKADFMRWLPSQMRCEFCTTKAPDGAEAGTVMQVTIEPGSTWQLRKVERYKCPSCGAERVYPRYSDVRKIAEYRLGRCGEWSILFGAVLNAASLRGRIVHDFLDHCWNEALVDGHWMHLDSTLQYPTFLDHPYHYERNWGKQYTFVIGFEPDTLQDVTLRYTEHWQTVLQRREKFFGLHDIQGGGRMAEENLQRLYSSIR; from the coding sequence TTGCCCGTAGATAAGGCGACCTGCGAATCGGCCAGCGCGGAACTGATTGAGCGCACATTTCCGCACAACAAAAAGGTTTCAGAGCAGTATGCTGACCCACAGACGCTTGATTACGTCAGGGCCTTAATACCGCATGAGGTGCTGCAGCTGCAAGGCCCGCATCTTGTAAGGGGGTTGCTGGACTGGTTCAAGGCAGATTTTATGCGCTGGCTGCCAAGCCAGATGAGGTGTGAATTTTGCACCACCAAGGCACCAGACGGTGCGGAGGCAGGGACCGTTATGCAGGTAACTATTGAGCCTGGTTCCACCTGGCAGTTGCGCAAGGTAGAGCGGTACAAATGCCCTTCATGCGGAGCAGAGCGGGTTTACCCTAGGTACAGCGATGTGCGCAAGATAGCAGAGTACAGGCTGGGGCGCTGCGGCGAATGGTCGATTCTCTTTGGCGCGGTTCTCAACGCCGCCTCCCTGCGCGGGAGGATAGTCCATGATTTTCTTGACCACTGCTGGAACGAGGCACTGGTTGACGGGCATTGGATGCACCTCGACTCTACGCTCCAGTACCCGACTTTCCTTGACCATCCATACCACTATGAGAGGAACTGGGGCAAGCAGTACACCTTTGTGATTGGCTTTGAGCCTGACACTCTACAAGACGTAACCCTGCGCTATACTGAGCACTGGCAGACGGTCCTGCAGAGAAGGGAAAAGTTCTTTGGCTTGCATGATATCCAGGGAGGAGGACGGATGGCCGAGGAAAACCTGCAGCGCCTGTATTCCAGTATCAGGTAG
- a CDS encoding cation:proton antiporter — MAAEQLFIAIIAMLVGARVLGEVFQRLKQPAIVGELLAGIIIGPSILGLVSFSKDYSFLSDISVFFLMFLAGLEMDPRELRKAGKQAIIVSVFAFVTPLLAGYYTGTLFGLASTQAWFMGLLLSITAVPVSAIILMQLGVLNTRLGNTVMAAAVINDIMSLVALSIIIQAAHSTAVGGGHISYIDLWLSIVKITLFVSAIILFYLIFGMKTSAGNALLQKVSPLFRVLHTREAGFSLLLIAAIGISLAASNMGLHFIIGTFFAGLVANKQIIGKENFSKFHGIVSAITFGFFGPIFFGLIGVEINLQAISGLLPLFGALLAVAIVAKIGGAYLGVRIARFSGQAGLALAFLMNGRGAVELAIAAIGYAAGIIDTSLFSIAVAIGFVTTLITPLTARPLVAAAKAKHLQALEVPSEQS; from the coding sequence GTGGCCGCGGAACAGCTCTTCATAGCAATCATTGCTATGCTGGTTGGGGCGCGAGTCCTCGGCGAGGTGTTTCAGCGTTTGAAGCAGCCGGCCATCGTTGGCGAGCTTTTGGCCGGTATCATAATCGGGCCCTCAATTCTAGGCCTGGTCAGCTTTTCGAAAGACTATTCCTTCCTGTCGGACATCTCTGTCTTTTTCCTGATGTTTCTTGCCGGCCTTGAGATGGATCCAAGGGAGCTAAGGAAGGCTGGAAAGCAGGCCATCATAGTATCGGTATTTGCTTTCGTGACGCCCCTTCTTGCCGGGTACTATACCGGCACGCTCTTTGGACTGGCGAGCACGCAGGCCTGGTTCATGGGACTGCTCCTTTCGATCACAGCCGTCCCGGTAAGCGCCATAATCCTCATGCAGCTTGGCGTGCTCAACACCAGGCTTGGAAACACCGTGATGGCAGCGGCGGTGATAAACGACATCATGTCGCTTGTGGCCCTCTCGATAATCATACAGGCCGCTCACTCGACCGCGGTCGGAGGCGGTCATATTAGCTATATTGATCTCTGGCTGTCTATTGTCAAGATTACGCTGTTCGTGTCAGCCATCATTCTGTTCTACCTTATCTTTGGAATGAAGACCTCTGCAGGCAACGCGCTGCTCCAGAAAGTAAGCCCGCTGTTTCGGGTTCTTCACACTCGCGAGGCGGGCTTTAGCCTCCTCTTGATAGCTGCGATCGGAATTTCGCTTGCGGCAAGCAACATGGGACTGCACTTTATTATCGGGACATTCTTTGCAGGGCTTGTCGCCAACAAGCAGATAATCGGAAAGGAGAATTTTTCAAAATTCCACGGCATTGTCTCAGCGATTACTTTTGGCTTCTTTGGGCCCATATTCTTTGGCCTCATTGGCGTCGAGATAAACCTGCAGGCGATCTCGGGTCTGCTGCCGTTGTTTGGCGCTCTCCTCGCAGTGGCGATTGTGGCCAAGATTGGCGGGGCCTACCTGGGGGTGCGAATTGCCCGCTTTTCAGGTCAGGCGGGGTTGGCCCTTGCCTTTCTTATGAATGGCAGGGGCGCTGTGGAGCTGGCGATAGCCGCAATTGGCTATGCGGCAGGAATAATCGACACCTCGCTCTTTTCGATCGCCGTTGCCATCGGCTTTGTTACAACACTTATCACACCACTAACCGCAAGGCCCCTCGTAGCGGCTGCAAAGGCAAAGCACCTTCAAGCGCTAGAGGTTCCTAGCGAACAGTCGTAG
- a CDS encoding winged helix-turn-helix domain-containing protein, producing MSMNSESSADHARQALREMLDEASYKMIESLSLHPKSAFQIASATGVPLTTTYRKIKKLRQLGLVSIERIDLDEKGKKLLMYKSRVRVTRFDVKPESVMMALEMTGPCLQFRLL from the coding sequence TTGTCTATGAATTCCGAGTCCAGCGCTGATCACGCCCGGCAGGCACTGCGTGAAATGCTTGATGAGGCAAGCTACAAGATGATCGAATCGCTTAGTCTGCACCCAAAGTCTGCATTTCAAATCGCATCTGCGACCGGCGTTCCTCTGACTACCACCTACAGGAAAATCAAGAAGCTGCGGCAACTCGGCCTAGTCTCGATTGAAAGGATTGATCTCGACGAAAAGGGCAAGAAATTGCTGATGTACAAAAGCCGCGTCAGAGTCACAAGGTTTGATGTCAAACCCGAATCGGTGATGATGGCACTCGAAATGACAGGACCGTGCCTGCAGTTCAGGCTTCTTTGA
- a CDS encoding MFS transporter: MPKGNLAVLTAAAALSSLSSIALAFLPVYFTALGGSVAQYGFVTALGMAAGIPSTLFGGVIIPRFGLRRIVVAASWIAPAFLLGYYLSADWKVLSVVVVLAGTGSLGSIASRQLIADATSAKSRTGQLSLYQTLSTVPAMCSPAAGGYLITTLGTIEGFRLAALVAVLTSVASTILIVRFLRETKPRGLVAASRASDSVQAAGPAAGKISEQSSTQHFIPSIVSHLRAFLANGASLPRVLAPLLAAYALVTFANSATGPYFIFYATSNAKMDTFHWGLVLSIQAVLANLIRTPLGMAADRFDKRKVILLSILMTAPLASAFVFVSSFWAILGLSLAMVATGIYYGPTHEALQIELTPREKRPSLFAVYDILSNVCRFGGLIAGGILFSVRYALPFYAFTLLEFAAAVVVAATLFGRLGTKLGAAQLKTNST, encoded by the coding sequence ATGCCAAAGGGAAACCTTGCAGTGCTGACCGCAGCGGCGGCCCTTAGCAGCCTGTCGAGCATTGCCTTGGCGTTTCTTCCCGTCTATTTTACGGCCCTGGGCGGGTCTGTTGCGCAGTACGGGTTTGTCACGGCGCTTGGAATGGCCGCAGGAATTCCATCGACTCTTTTCGGCGGGGTCATAATTCCCCGGTTTGGCCTTCGCAGGATTGTAGTTGCAGCCTCTTGGATTGCCCCCGCTTTTCTACTCGGCTACTATCTTTCTGCAGACTGGAAGGTATTGTCGGTGGTAGTAGTCTTGGCCGGAACCGGCAGCCTCGGCTCAATAGCCTCGAGGCAGCTGATAGCCGATGCGACAAGCGCAAAAAGCCGTACGGGGCAGCTCTCGCTTTACCAGACTCTGTCCACGGTTCCTGCCATGTGCTCGCCAGCAGCGGGTGGTTACCTGATAACGACTCTGGGGACGATTGAGGGCTTTAGGCTGGCCGCCCTGGTAGCCGTTTTGACATCAGTCGCGTCGACCATACTTATTGTCAGATTCTTGCGAGAAACAAAGCCCCGGGGCTTGGTAGCGGCGAGTCGCGCTTCTGACTCCGTCCAGGCTGCAGGGCCTGCGGCAGGCAAAATCTCCGAGCAATCAAGCACGCAGCACTTCATTCCTTCAATAGTGTCGCACCTCAGGGCATTTCTGGCAAATGGGGCCAGCCTTCCAAGGGTACTGGCGCCACTGCTTGCGGCATACGCCCTGGTAACGTTTGCAAATTCGGCGACAGGCCCTTACTTTATTTTCTATGCGACAAGCAATGCAAAAATGGACACCTTTCACTGGGGGCTTGTATTGAGCATTCAGGCGGTCCTGGCAAACCTTATCCGGACGCCGCTTGGAATGGCTGCAGACAGGTTTGACAAAAGAAAGGTGATCCTGCTGTCTATTCTAATGACGGCACCACTCGCATCGGCATTTGTTTTTGTCAGCTCGTTCTGGGCAATCCTTGGTCTTTCGCTCGCAATGGTCGCTACGGGGATCTACTACGGGCCAACGCACGAGGCGCTGCAGATAGAGCTGACGCCAAGAGAAAAGCGTCCTTCCCTTTTCGCAGTCTATGACATCCTGTCAAACGTCTGCAGGTTCGGTGGGCTGATTGCCGGCGGAATACTGTTTTCAGTCAGATACGCTCTGCCGTTCTACGCATTTACCCTGCTGGAGTTTGCCGCTGCGGTGGTTGTCGCTGCAACTCTTTTTGGAAGGCTGGGAACAAAGTTAGGCGCGGCGCAGCTCAAGACGAATTCTACCTGA
- a CDS encoding protein phosphatase 2C domain-containing protein, whose translation MPFEYRYALGSASHVGMVREINQDSVMTVALNCSFYDAGGNSAILAVADGVGGGPAGEVASKLAIAFFFRKFVESVLLRSASDLQAGMNSQVRPLLQSFELANAEVSRSSVQNPRYTGMATTLTAAFLDQGRCLIGHVGDSRCYLVRSGRIRLLTKDQSRGNVLSQAVGASMPLSVYSDELMLENNDSILVCSDGLTNMVGDESIADVVSQSSDPDQICAKLVNEANQRGGIDNITVALARVGLRFVP comes from the coding sequence ATGCCGTTTGAGTACAGGTATGCCCTTGGCTCGGCCTCGCATGTAGGAATGGTCCGCGAAATAAACCAGGACAGCGTGATGACTGTCGCACTCAACTGCTCATTCTATGATGCCGGGGGCAACTCTGCAATCCTGGCGGTGGCAGACGGCGTTGGAGGCGGACCCGCGGGCGAGGTTGCCAGCAAACTCGCGATAGCCTTCTTTTTCAGAAAATTCGTCGAATCTGTATTGTTGAGGTCGGCTTCCGACTTGCAGGCCGGAATGAACAGCCAGGTCAGGCCTCTCTTGCAGTCGTTCGAGCTTGCTAACGCCGAGGTAAGCAGGTCCTCTGTCCAGAATCCCCGGTACACGGGCATGGCAACCACGCTTACTGCAGCATTTCTGGACCAGGGCCGCTGTCTTATCGGCCACGTCGGCGATTCTCGGTGCTACCTTGTCAGGTCAGGCAGAATAAGGCTTCTTACAAAGGACCAGTCAAGGGGCAACGTGCTTTCGCAGGCAGTCGGAGCGAGCATGCCTCTGTCAGTATACTCAGACGAACTCATGCTCGAGAACAACGACTCTATTCTCGTCTGTTCCGACGGCCTTACCAATATGGTAGGCGACGAGTCAATTGCGGACGTTGTTTCTCAAAGTTCCGATCCCGATCAGATTTGTGCAAAGCTTGTCAATGAAGCCAACCAGCGCGGCGGAATAGACAACATTACCGTAGCGCTTGCCAGGGTCGGATTGCGCTTTGTTCCCTGA
- a CDS encoding tRNA(Ile)(2)-agmatinylcytidine synthase: MSSLHIAFDDTDSRLGRCTTHLAFRLAKALLQSGCADSFIDYPNLIRLNPNIPWKTRGNGAVCLRMRTKRPEDAKELAVEEIKNQSAIGAGANPGIALYEGDALPSVLRDFSSRAMSDVLSRQQAEKVAIQAGVEFKVFGNGQGLVGALGALGCWLDEFDHTFELIGYRRDENCGTARIVEPEKVKQFSSETYPDTFNSYDPYHDRVLVAPHGPDPVFFGIRGESPEAVSRGITALQPYEDLEGFAVFRTNQGTNMHLQNELSLQTIKAYTAGFARCRVSTPPVIAEGGHVFFSVKQADYEMPAAAYEPTGLFHVVSKLEPGDFVEIGFGVRKGTTKHPKILNIEYLRIIQLEQVFELANPQCTACGKKMKSEGRGKGFQCPRCKLKDPLACKVRLPRIRDIEPGLYLPHAKAHRHLTKPLQRYGREKKGAAAMPPRREFILPS, translated from the coding sequence TTGTCAAGCTTGCACATCGCCTTTGACGATACCGATTCGCGTCTTGGCCGCTGTACCACCCACCTTGCCTTTAGGCTTGCAAAGGCGCTCTTGCAGAGCGGATGCGCAGATTCCTTTATCGACTATCCAAACCTGATAAGGCTCAATCCCAATATTCCCTGGAAAACAAGGGGAAATGGTGCGGTATGCCTCAGAATGAGGACCAAGAGGCCTGAAGATGCAAAGGAGTTGGCCGTCGAAGAAATCAAGAACCAGTCTGCCATAGGGGCCGGCGCAAACCCGGGGATAGCCCTGTATGAAGGCGACGCCCTGCCTTCAGTCCTGCGGGACTTTAGTTCACGGGCTATGTCCGACGTTTTGAGCAGGCAGCAGGCGGAAAAGGTCGCAATACAGGCGGGCGTTGAGTTTAAAGTATTTGGGAACGGGCAGGGGCTTGTAGGAGCCCTTGGCGCTCTCGGCTGCTGGCTTGATGAATTTGATCACACCTTTGAATTGATAGGCTATAGACGGGATGAGAATTGCGGCACTGCGAGAATCGTCGAACCCGAGAAGGTCAAACAGTTCAGCAGCGAGACATACCCGGACACGTTTAACAGCTATGACCCTTATCACGACAGGGTGCTTGTTGCCCCGCACGGCCCGGACCCGGTTTTTTTTGGAATAAGGGGCGAAAGCCCGGAGGCAGTGTCTCGGGGAATCACGGCCCTGCAGCCTTATGAAGACCTCGAGGGCTTTGCGGTATTTCGGACAAACCAGGGAACCAATATGCACCTGCAGAATGAGCTTTCCCTTCAGACAATCAAGGCATATACTGCAGGCTTTGCACGCTGCCGGGTGAGCACCCCGCCCGTCATTGCCGAGGGAGGACACGTATTTTTTTCAGTGAAGCAGGCAGACTATGAAATGCCCGCTGCGGCCTACGAGCCAACCGGACTTTTTCACGTCGTAAGCAAACTGGAACCGGGCGACTTTGTAGAAATTGGCTTTGGCGTGCGAAAGGGCACTACAAAACATCCAAAGATATTGAATATAGAGTATTTGCGGATTATTCAGCTGGAACAGGTCTTTGAACTTGCCAACCCGCAATGCACGGCCTGCGGCAAGAAAATGAAGTCAGAGGGAAGGGGCAAAGGCTTCCAGTGTCCCAGGTGCAAACTCAAAGACCCGCTTGCTTGCAAGGTCAGGCTCCCGCGAATCAGGGATATTGAGCCCGGATTGTACCTGCCGCACGCAAAGGCACACAGGCACCTGACAAAGCCCCTTCAGCGATACGGGAGGGAGAAGAAAGGTGCAGCTGCAATGCCGCCGCGGCGTGAGTTCATTTTGCCATCGTAA